One part of the Candidatus Borreliella tachyglossi genome encodes these proteins:
- a CDS encoding 1-acyl-sn-glycerol-3-phosphate acyltransferase, with protein sequence MFIQNDSFNKYFKDIENEFLSQFKAIEKINCLKSSYHEADSVSVGLADKMIERLLSSNSTIVGIKHILELYEKSRLGKSSLILMEHYSNFDFPCFQFLLNRMSCREVSEHVIPIAGVKLFKDNLFVKSLSLGYSVIFIYPPHSFIGVDPETIRERRAFNANSMKFISDKKSSGYIILIFPTATRYRKGKPETKKIISEIGSYFKIFDYFVMVGINGNILEVSSDENMEHDIFREDALVYNTTEVLDVLEYKNLILRKLDQEGLEATKEILSSTIADDLEKRFEVLHEEGTRIYNDLT encoded by the coding sequence ATGTTTATACAGAATGATAGTTTTAATAAATATTTTAAAGATATTGAGAATGAGTTTCTTAGTCAATTTAAAGCTATTGAAAAGATAAATTGCTTAAAGAGTTCTTATCATGAGGCAGATTCTGTTAGTGTAGGTTTAGCTGACAAAATGATAGAAAGGCTTTTGAGTAGTAATTCTACTATTGTTGGTATTAAACATATTTTAGAGCTTTATGAGAAGTCTAGGTTGGGCAAGTCCTCACTTATATTAATGGAACATTATAGCAATTTTGACTTTCCTTGTTTTCAGTTTTTACTTAACAGGATGAGCTGTAGAGAAGTTTCGGAACATGTTATTCCTATAGCGGGTGTTAAGCTTTTTAAGGATAATTTATTCGTTAAAAGCTTATCTTTAGGCTATAGTGTAATATTTATTTATCCTCCACATTCATTTATTGGAGTTGATCCTGAGACTATTAGGGAGAGGCGAGCTTTTAATGCCAATTCTATGAAATTTATTTCTGATAAAAAGAGTAGTGGATATATTATTCTTATTTTTCCAACGGCTACAAGATATAGAAAAGGTAAACCCGAAACTAAAAAAATAATTTCTGAGATTGGAAGTTATTTTAAAATTTTTGACTATTTTGTAATGGTAGGCATTAATGGCAATATTCTTGAAGTCTCATCAGATGAGAATATGGAGCATGATATTTTTAGGGAAGATGCGCTTGTGTATAATACAACAGAGGTATTAGATGTGCTTGAGTATAAGAATTTAATTTTAAGGAAGTTAGATCAGGAAGGGTTAGAGGCAACAAAAGAAATTTTAAGCTCTACAATTGCTGATGATTTAGAAAAACGTTTTGAGGTTCTTCATGAAGAGGGAACTAGGATATATAATGATTTGACTTAG